In Ochrobactrum vermis, the following proteins share a genomic window:
- a CDS encoding response regulator transcription factor encodes MKILVIEDDREAARYLEKAFTEAGHSADIAGDGETGYTLAENGSYDVLVVDRMLPKRDGLSVVAGLRAKGMETPVLILSALGEVDDRVTGLRAGGDDYLTKPYAFSELLARVEVLQRRSSPREADTIYRVGDLELDRLAHTARRQNVDITLQPREFRLLEYLMRHAGQVVTRTMLLENVWDYHFDPQTNVIDVHISRLRSKIEKGFDVPLLHTVRGAGYMLKAGRTKQSATAKVD; translated from the coding sequence ATGAAGATTCTCGTTATTGAAGATGACCGCGAAGCGGCCCGCTATCTGGAGAAGGCCTTCACGGAGGCCGGACACTCTGCTGATATCGCCGGTGACGGCGAGACCGGCTATACGCTGGCCGAGAATGGAAGCTACGATGTCCTCGTAGTCGACCGTATGCTGCCGAAGCGCGATGGCTTGTCTGTCGTGGCCGGTTTGCGCGCCAAGGGTATGGAAACCCCAGTCCTGATCCTTTCCGCGCTCGGCGAAGTGGATGACCGCGTCACCGGCTTGCGTGCCGGTGGTGACGACTACCTGACCAAACCCTATGCCTTCTCTGAGCTACTGGCCCGCGTCGAGGTCCTGCAGCGTCGTTCCAGCCCGCGTGAGGCGGATACGATCTACCGCGTCGGTGATCTGGAGCTTGACCGGCTTGCGCATACGGCGCGCCGTCAGAATGTGGACATCACGCTCCAGCCCCGCGAATTTCGCCTTCTCGAATATCTGATGCGTCATGCCGGACAGGTCGTCACGCGCACCATGCTGCTTGAAAACGTTTGGGATTATCACTTCGATCCCCAGACGAATGTCATCGACGTGCATATCTCGCGTCTACGTTCGAAGATCGAGAAGGGCTTTGATGTCCCGCTGCTTCATACGGTGCGCGGCGCTGGTTACATGCTGAAGGCCGGGCGAACCAAACAATCGGCAACCGCCAAGGTAGATTGA
- a CDS encoding PAS domain-containing sensor histidine kinase encodes MASTDAYGAPAGTHCESGRKRRKGKLSGHVSLLAGPAYGKFVSIEPILRRLVPALIIIFLIILGVARVFSMLAWREDIEQQHKAFLSAATANLAQMIERVANGTDAGAQIAAKDIQDTMAEFRSRGLSSPGMTLAVIDPQSSVVAISGPISDLSGKPVGTILAEAQPLFLFAERAGVLKVMLEGEPAFGALSKPMTLPYSVIAIEPESTIFAEWRRAVSLNVTLFAGTTGVMFAILYAYFSQAARAREADDLSGQIQRRIDMALGRGRCGLWDWDMARGRIYWSRSMYEMLGYEAQDAVLPFGDVAAIINTEDGDLYSIAEQAASGDISHVDRVFRMRHADGSWVWMRVRAEIASEGDLHLVGIAFDVSEQHRFAQQTAEADMRIREAIENISEAFILWDSNNRLVMANSKFSEYAGLPVWTLKPGVPRNEVDAHTRPFTFERRMANEHNRAGGQTFERQLSDGRWLQVNERRTQDGGLVSIGTDITQLKLHQERLVDSERRLMATIHDLSIARKGERDRVRELSELARKYGQEKERAEAANRAKSEFLANMSHELRTPLNAIIGFSEMIQAGTFGPLGSDRYEEYINDIHTSGNFLLNVINDILDMSKIEAGHFSLDREEIDLCPLINETVRMISLQADEKNIAVNTRIEDAMQLYADRRAIKQVLINLLSNAVKFASYGGQITVRARKTGSALFMTIQDTGVGIPKSAIKKIGQPFEQVENQFTKTHTGSGLGLAITRSLAELHGGWLRIRSTEGVGTVVSVCIPDRKRGHAGTSAETHAA; translated from the coding sequence ATGGCGAGCACCGACGCGTATGGCGCGCCGGCGGGGACGCATTGCGAATCCGGTCGGAAGAGAAGGAAAGGCAAGCTCTCGGGCCATGTCAGTCTTCTTGCAGGTCCGGCCTATGGAAAGTTCGTCTCAATCGAGCCTATCCTGCGACGCTTGGTTCCGGCACTCATCATCATTTTCCTGATTATTCTCGGCGTGGCGCGCGTTTTTTCGATGCTGGCGTGGCGCGAAGATATCGAACAGCAGCATAAGGCATTTCTGTCGGCTGCGACCGCCAATCTTGCACAGATGATCGAACGTGTTGCCAACGGCACCGACGCCGGGGCACAGATTGCCGCCAAGGACATTCAGGACACGATGGCGGAATTTCGCTCTCGCGGGCTGTCCTCGCCCGGCATGACGCTCGCCGTCATAGATCCTCAATCCTCCGTAGTGGCGATATCAGGTCCGATATCCGATCTGTCTGGCAAGCCGGTCGGTACGATCCTTGCAGAAGCGCAGCCGCTATTCCTGTTTGCCGAACGCGCAGGCGTACTGAAAGTCATGCTGGAGGGTGAACCGGCTTTCGGCGCCTTGTCGAAACCGATGACCCTGCCCTATTCCGTTATCGCGATCGAACCGGAAAGCACCATCTTTGCAGAATGGCGCCGGGCGGTGTCGCTCAACGTGACGCTCTTTGCCGGTACCACCGGCGTGATGTTTGCCATTCTCTATGCCTATTTCAGCCAGGCGGCGCGGGCTCGCGAAGCCGACGATCTTTCCGGCCAGATCCAGCGCCGTATCGATATGGCGCTGGGTCGTGGTCGCTGTGGCCTGTGGGATTGGGACATGGCACGCGGCCGTATCTACTGGTCGCGCTCCATGTATGAAATGCTGGGCTACGAAGCGCAGGATGCAGTGCTGCCGTTCGGCGATGTGGCCGCGATCATCAATACGGAAGATGGCGATCTCTATTCCATCGCCGAACAGGCCGCTTCAGGTGATATTTCGCATGTCGACCGCGTTTTCCGCATGCGTCATGCCGATGGTTCGTGGGTCTGGATGCGTGTTCGCGCCGAAATCGCCAGCGAAGGCGATCTCCATCTGGTCGGCATTGCCTTCGACGTCAGTGAACAGCACCGTTTCGCGCAGCAGACAGCAGAAGCCGACATGCGTATCCGTGAAGCCATCGAGAATATTTCGGAAGCCTTCATCTTATGGGATTCTAATAATCGCCTCGTCATGGCGAATTCCAAGTTCAGCGAATATGCAGGCCTTCCGGTCTGGACGCTGAAGCCCGGTGTACCGCGCAATGAAGTCGACGCTCATACACGCCCCTTCACTTTCGAACGCCGTATGGCTAATGAACACAATCGCGCCGGTGGCCAAACTTTCGAGCGCCAGTTGAGCGACGGACGCTGGCTTCAGGTCAACGAACGTCGCACCCAGGACGGCGGTCTCGTTTCAATCGGGACGGACATTACTCAGCTCAAGCTGCATCAGGAACGTTTGGTCGATAGTGAACGCCGCCTGATGGCGACCATCCACGACCTGTCCATTGCACGAAAGGGCGAGCGGGATCGCGTGCGCGAGCTTTCCGAGCTTGCCCGCAAGTACGGCCAAGAAAAGGAACGCGCCGAGGCAGCAAATCGCGCCAAATCGGAATTTCTCGCCAATATGTCCCATGAGCTCCGCACACCGCTCAATGCGATCATCGGCTTCTCGGAAATGATACAGGCAGGCACGTTCGGCCCGCTCGGCTCCGACCGCTATGAGGAATATATTAACGACATCCATACCAGCGGTAACTTCCTGCTCAACGTCATCAACGACATTCTCGACATGTCAAAGATCGAAGCCGGGCATTTCTCGCTGGACCGCGAGGAGATTGATCTCTGCCCGCTCATCAACGAAACAGTGCGCATGATCTCGCTGCAGGCGGATGAGAAGAATATAGCAGTCAATACGCGTATCGAAGATGCGATGCAGCTTTATGCTGACCGGCGCGCGATCAAGCAGGTGCTGATCAACCTTCTTTCAAACGCCGTGAAGTTCGCATCCTACGGTGGACAGATTACGGTACGTGCGCGCAAGACCGGCTCGGCTCTCTTCATGACCATTCAGGATACCGGTGTCGGCATCCCGAAATCGGCAATCAAGAAAATCGGCCAGCCCTTCGAGCAGGTGGAAAACCAGTTCACCAAGACCCATACCGGCTCCGGCCTTGGGCTTGCCATCACCCGTTCACTGGCTGAGCTTCATGGCGGCTGGCTTCGTATACGCTCTACCGAAGGCGTTGGTACGGTGGTTTCGGTCTGCATCCCTGATCGCAAGCGCGGTCATGCGGGAACTAGTGCAGAAACCCACGCCGCCTGA
- a CDS encoding sensor histidine kinase: MMSRFSALMRTTAVRLSTLYLLLFIVGAVALVFYMTNLSASMLAAQTQQSLGEEIGSIGKSYARGGIPQLVRTIDYRSRQPGAYLYLVADPTGRILAGNVESVEPGVLDTDGVIERGFKYRRYGEQGTETEHRAIAVVIALPNGMRLLVGRDLGEPEQFRDVVRRSLMLALGIMGVGALLIWLFVGRRALKRIDEVSRASQRIMDGDLTGRLPVNGSGDEFDRLSANLNVMLGKILELNEGLKQVSDNIAHDLKTPLTRLRNRAEEALSGKKAAPEYREAMEDIIGESDQLIRTFNAILMISRLEAGYSSENLEDMPVAPILRDVAEMYEPVAEDAGVSLSLGDLDEVALHINRELVGQTISNLVDNAVKYAGKHAGGEERTAIVSLSMERDPNWVRIIVTDNGPGIPEEKREQATERFVRLEESRTQPGSGLGLSLAKAVMKLHGGALRLEGNSPGLRAVLEFPLPSDKVE; this comes from the coding sequence TTGATGAGCCGCTTTTCAGCGCTCATGCGCACCACTGCCGTTCGACTGTCAACGCTGTACCTGCTGCTGTTCATCGTCGGCGCTGTAGCGCTGGTCTTCTACATGACCAATTTGTCGGCCTCCATGCTGGCCGCGCAGACCCAGCAGTCGCTAGGCGAGGAAATCGGCAGCATCGGCAAAAGCTATGCAAGAGGCGGCATTCCGCAGCTCGTGCGTACAATCGACTATCGTTCACGCCAGCCCGGTGCCTATCTCTATCTGGTAGCCGATCCGACCGGCCGCATCCTTGCGGGCAATGTGGAAAGTGTCGAACCCGGTGTTCTGGATACCGACGGTGTCATCGAGCGCGGTTTCAAATATAGGCGCTATGGCGAGCAAGGCACCGAGACGGAGCATCGCGCTATTGCGGTTGTGATCGCATTGCCGAACGGTATGCGGCTTCTGGTCGGCCGCGATCTAGGTGAACCTGAACAATTCCGGGACGTCGTTCGCCGGTCGCTGATGCTGGCCCTCGGCATCATGGGCGTTGGAGCGTTGCTGATCTGGCTCTTTGTCGGTCGCCGCGCGCTGAAGCGTATTGATGAGGTTTCACGGGCGTCGCAGCGTATCATGGACGGCGATCTGACTGGAAGGCTTCCGGTCAACGGCTCCGGTGATGAGTTCGACCGCCTGTCGGCCAATCTCAACGTCATGTTGGGTAAAATTCTGGAACTGAACGAGGGACTGAAACAGGTTTCCGATAATATCGCGCATGACCTCAAAACACCGCTGACGCGTCTGCGCAACCGTGCGGAAGAGGCTCTGTCCGGTAAGAAGGCCGCGCCTGAATATCGTGAGGCGATGGAAGACATTATCGGCGAGTCGGATCAATTGATCCGGACCTTCAACGCAATCCTCATGATCTCACGCCTTGAGGCAGGCTATTCATCCGAGAATCTGGAAGACATGCCGGTGGCGCCTATTCTTCGGGATGTCGCTGAAATGTATGAACCCGTTGCCGAAGATGCGGGCGTGAGCCTGTCGCTTGGCGATCTGGACGAGGTGGCCCTTCACATCAATCGCGAACTGGTCGGGCAGACGATCTCCAATCTCGTCGACAATGCAGTTAAGTATGCGGGCAAACATGCGGGTGGCGAAGAGCGAACGGCGATAGTCAGCCTGTCGATGGAGCGAGACCCGAACTGGGTTCGTATTATCGTGACCGATAACGGCCCCGGTATTCCCGAAGAGAAACGTGAACAGGCGACAGAACGTTTTGTCCGCCTTGAAGAAAGCCGAACGCAGCCCGGTTCGGGGCTCGGTTTAAGTCTTGCCAAGGCTGTGATGAAATTGCACGGTGGCGCACTTCGTCTTGAAGGCAATAGTCCAGGCCTGCGCGCCGTGCTGGAGTTTCCGTTGCCATCGGATAAGGTTGAATAA
- a CDS encoding Do family serine endopeptidase, producing the protein MSRARISNYRKGVAAIALSAVLAGGFVATGPLGALNDARADAVQVTPPLQAVGFAELVEKVRPAVVSVRVKKDVQEAADRGGQFSSPPGFDQLPDDHPLKRFFRDFGMDPRGDARPDARPDRRGPGKRGPRPGHERPVAQGSGFFISEDGYVVTNNHVVSDGDAYSVVMDDGTELDAKLIGTDPRTDLAVLKVNDPKKKFTYVSFGDDNKIRVGDWVVAVGNPFGLGGTVTSGIVSARGRDIGAGPYDDFIQIDAAVNKGNSGGPAFNMSGQVIGINTAIFSPSGGSVGIAFAIPASTAKQVVEQLIKKGSVERGWIGVQIQPVTKDIASSLGLAEEKGALVASPQKDGPAAKAGIQAGDVITAVNGETVQDPRDLARKVAGIVPGDKAAVTVWRKNKAEEINITIEAMPGDLGKAASPSGDNGGGDQGETLDSYGLTVTPSEDGNGVVVTDVDPDSDASDRGVRSGDIIMSVNNQTVKSAQDINNAISEAAKSGRKAVLLQLQSNDQSRFVALPIDQG; encoded by the coding sequence ATGTCCAGAGCCAGGATTTCCAACTATCGCAAAGGCGTTGCCGCGATTGCGCTATCGGCTGTTCTCGCCGGTGGTTTTGTCGCTACCGGTCCGCTCGGCGCGCTCAATGACGCCCGCGCCGATGCCGTGCAGGTCACTCCGCCGTTGCAAGCGGTCGGTTTTGCCGAGCTGGTTGAGAAAGTTCGTCCGGCTGTCGTCAGCGTCCGCGTGAAGAAGGACGTGCAGGAAGCTGCGGACCGCGGCGGCCAGTTCTCGAGCCCTCCCGGCTTTGACCAGCTTCCGGACGATCATCCGCTGAAGCGTTTCTTCCGCGATTTTGGAATGGACCCGCGTGGCGATGCACGCCCTGATGCCCGCCCTGATCGCCGTGGCCCCGGCAAGCGTGGTCCGCGTCCGGGACATGAACGGCCTGTCGCCCAAGGGTCTGGCTTCTTCATCTCCGAGGATGGCTATGTGGTGACCAACAACCACGTCGTTTCCGATGGCGATGCCTACAGCGTTGTGATGGACGACGGTACCGAGCTTGACGCCAAGCTGATCGGCACCGACCCGCGCACCGATCTGGCTGTGCTGAAGGTTAATGATCCGAAGAAGAAGTTTACCTACGTCTCGTTCGGCGATGACAACAAGATTCGCGTCGGTGACTGGGTCGTGGCTGTCGGCAATCCGTTCGGCCTCGGCGGTACGGTGACGTCGGGTATCGTTTCGGCCCGTGGCCGTGATATCGGCGCTGGCCCATACGATGATTTCATCCAGATTGACGCCGCTGTTAACAAGGGCAACTCCGGTGGTCCGGCCTTCAACATGTCCGGCCAGGTCATCGGTATCAACACCGCCATCTTCTCGCCTTCGGGCGGTAGCGTCGGTATTGCCTTCGCAATTCCGGCCTCGACCGCGAAGCAGGTCGTTGAGCAGCTCATCAAGAAGGGCTCTGTGGAACGCGGCTGGATCGGCGTCCAGATTCAGCCGGTGACGAAGGATATTGCTTCGTCACTTGGTCTTGCCGAGGAAAAGGGCGCACTCGTCGCCTCGCCGCAGAAGGATGGTCCGGCTGCCAAGGCCGGTATCCAGGCCGGCGATGTGATTACCGCTGTCAACGGTGAAACCGTGCAGGATCCACGCGATCTGGCACGCAAGGTTGCTGGCATCGTTCCAGGCGATAAGGCGGCAGTGACCGTCTGGCGCAAGAACAAGGCCGAGGAAATCAACATCACCATCGAAGCGATGCCTGGTGATCTTGGCAAGGCGGCCAGCCCGTCGGGCGACAATGGCGGCGGCGATCAGGGCGAGACACTCGACTCCTACGGTCTGACCGTAACGCCATCCGAAGATGGTAATGGTGTGGTGGTCACAGATGTCGATCCTGACAGCGATGCCTCCGACCGCGGTGTTCGTTCCGGCGATATTATCATGAGCGTTAACAACCAGACGGTGAAGAGCGCACAGGATATCAACAACGCCATCAGCGAAGCCGCCAAGTCGGGTCGCAAGGCAGTGCTGCTGCAATTGCAGAGCAACGATCAGAGCCGCTTTGTGGCCCTGCCGATCGATCAGGGATGA
- a CDS encoding cytochrome c-type biogenesis protein: MKKRSAFAALLLGAALAVQGTAALAVNPDEVLPDPALEKRARTISGELRCMVCQNESIDDSNAELARDLRILVRDRLKDGDSDEQVMDFIVDRYGEFVLLKPRLNARTVLLWGFPVVVLMIGAVALVFAFRGRRQAGETPKPLTESEKTELSRLLDGK; encoded by the coding sequence ATGAAGAAGCGGTCGGCATTTGCCGCACTTCTGCTTGGCGCTGCTCTGGCTGTTCAAGGGACGGCGGCGCTCGCGGTCAATCCGGATGAGGTCTTGCCGGATCCAGCGCTTGAAAAGCGCGCCCGTACAATTTCCGGCGAACTGCGCTGCATGGTCTGTCAGAACGAATCCATCGACGATTCCAATGCCGAACTTGCCCGTGATCTTCGCATTCTCGTGCGTGACCGGCTGAAAGACGGCGATAGTGACGAACAGGTGATGGACTTCATCGTCGATCGCTACGGCGAATTCGTACTTTTGAAGCCGCGTCTCAATGCGCGCACCGTTCTTCTATGGGGCTTCCCCGTTGTTGTGCTTATGATCGGTGCAGTGGCGCTGGTCTTTGCCTTTCGCGGACGCAGGCAGGCAGGCGAGACACCTAAGCCGCTTACGGAGAGCGAAAAGACGGAACTCTCGCGTCTTCTGGACGGCAAATAA
- a CDS encoding bifunctional [glutamine synthetase] adenylyltransferase/[glutamine synthetase]-adenylyl-L-tyrosine phosphorylase gives MAAENTKALFFEREIRALTPLDPSKAESFLSDLVARAREDELPGVAALLQKAEAVRFFSAVLDLSPFLREAMTRHPRILDRIVSKAPEVALQGILSEISADASGEGVTEASLMTSLRVQKREAHVLIALCDLAGIFDTEATTGWLTDLAEACTGTAVRFLLLDADNAGKIKLPDRNHPDMGSGWIVLGMGKFGARELNYSSDIDLIVFIDETRPAIGDPYECVETFSRLTRRLVRILQDRTGDGYVFRVDIRLRPDPGSTPLAIPVGAALHYYEGRGQNWERAAMIKARPVAGDRESGKQVLAELSPYVWRKYLDYAAIADVHSIKRQIHAHKGHGDIAVRGHNVKLGRGGIREIEFFVQTQQLIAGGRFPELRGNQTVPMLARLAERGWITDKARDALAKEYYFLRDVEHRIQMIADEQTHILPEDDDGFARVSHMMDYADPAVFSDIFLDALKVVEKHYAALFEQAPELGSSSGNLVFTGDVDDPGTLETLAAMGYERPSDICRVIRTWHFGRYRATQSAEARERLTELTPALLKAFAETKRADEALLRFDGFLKGLPAGIQLFSLLQSNPRLLNLLVMIMSAAPRLAEIITRNPHVFDGLLDPAIFSEMPTRSYLEERLRVFLGPATDYEEVLDRLRIFAAEHRFLIGIRLLTSAIDGVRAGRAFSDLAELMIGKAFEVVEAELERRHGKVKGARVALLAMGKLGSHELTAGSDVDLILLYDHDKETDESDGEKSLAPSQYYIRLTQRLIAALSAPTAEGVLYEVDMRLRPSGNKGPVATHIESFGKYQRSEAWTWEHMALTRARPIHGDEAFMDHIRSVIDEVLSTPRDVKKIAKDVREMRDLIYQEKPPADDWDFKLKPGGIVDLEFIAQFAVLANKFDRKPRPLGTEEILSALDPSFADPALADNLVGAHRLYTNLSQTIRLCLGGDARRDEFIPGMIDLLCRAADMPDIKRVEHHLAEVAVEVRSSFETLLDI, from the coding sequence ATGGCGGCAGAAAACACAAAAGCACTATTCTTCGAGAGAGAGATTCGTGCTTTGACGCCACTCGATCCCTCAAAAGCGGAATCCTTCCTTTCTGATCTTGTTGCACGCGCTAGAGAAGACGAGCTTCCGGGCGTTGCCGCATTGTTGCAAAAGGCGGAAGCCGTACGTTTTTTCTCCGCTGTTCTCGATCTTTCACCGTTCCTTCGCGAAGCGATGACCCGTCATCCGCGTATTCTTGATCGCATCGTATCGAAAGCGCCGGAGGTGGCACTTCAGGGTATTTTGTCGGAAATATCGGCTGATGCTTCCGGCGAGGGCGTGACGGAAGCTTCACTCATGACCAGCCTGCGCGTTCAGAAACGCGAGGCACATGTGCTGATTGCACTTTGCGATCTCGCGGGCATTTTCGATACAGAAGCAACCACAGGCTGGCTCACCGATCTGGCCGAGGCGTGCACGGGCACTGCCGTCCGGTTTCTGCTGCTGGATGCTGACAATGCGGGCAAGATCAAACTTCCGGACCGGAATCATCCCGACATGGGCAGTGGCTGGATTGTTCTCGGCATGGGCAAGTTCGGTGCACGGGAACTCAACTATTCGTCCGACATCGATCTCATTGTCTTCATCGACGAAACCAGACCGGCCATCGGCGATCCGTATGAATGCGTCGAAACTTTTTCGCGGCTGACGCGTCGCCTTGTTCGTATTTTGCAGGACCGCACAGGCGATGGTTATGTCTTTCGCGTCGATATTCGCCTTCGACCGGATCCTGGTTCCACGCCGCTGGCCATTCCTGTTGGTGCGGCACTCCATTATTACGAAGGGCGCGGGCAGAACTGGGAGCGCGCAGCTATGATCAAAGCGCGGCCGGTCGCCGGGGATCGCGAGTCCGGAAAGCAGGTTCTGGCAGAACTCTCCCCCTATGTCTGGCGCAAATATCTCGACTACGCAGCCATCGCCGACGTGCACTCGATCAAGCGTCAGATTCACGCCCATAAGGGCCATGGTGATATTGCCGTGCGCGGGCACAATGTGAAACTTGGGCGAGGCGGTATCCGCGAAATCGAATTTTTCGTCCAGACGCAGCAGCTCATTGCTGGCGGGCGTTTTCCCGAATTGCGCGGTAACCAGACGGTGCCGATGCTTGCGCGACTGGCGGAACGTGGCTGGATCACCGATAAGGCACGCGATGCTTTGGCGAAGGAATACTATTTCCTGCGCGATGTCGAACATCGCATCCAGATGATTGCCGACGAGCAGACACATATCCTGCCAGAAGATGACGACGGCTTTGCCCGTGTCTCCCATATGATGGACTATGCCGATCCGGCGGTCTTCTCCGATATTTTTCTCGATGCGCTCAAGGTCGTGGAAAAACACTATGCGGCGTTGTTCGAGCAGGCTCCCGAACTTGGAAGCTCATCCGGAAATCTGGTCTTTACCGGCGATGTGGATGATCCGGGTACGCTGGAGACGCTCGCCGCCATGGGTTATGAGCGTCCGAGCGATATATGCCGGGTGATCCGCACATGGCACTTCGGACGTTATCGCGCCACACAATCTGCCGAAGCACGTGAACGTTTGACCGAGCTTACGCCAGCTCTGCTTAAGGCCTTTGCCGAAACCAAGCGTGCGGATGAAGCGCTCTTGCGTTTCGACGGCTTTTTGAAAGGCCTGCCTGCGGGCATCCAGCTTTTCAGCCTGCTGCAATCCAATCCCCGCCTTCTGAACCTCCTCGTGATGATTATGAGCGCTGCACCACGGCTAGCCGAAATCATCACGCGTAACCCGCATGTGTTCGACGGTCTGCTTGATCCGGCGATTTTCTCCGAAATGCCGACGCGCAGCTATCTCGAAGAACGTCTTCGTGTGTTCCTCGGGCCTGCGACCGATTATGAGGAAGTGCTGGACCGGCTACGGATCTTCGCTGCCGAGCATCGCTTCCTGATCGGCATTCGCCTGCTGACGAGTGCAATTGACGGAGTGCGCGCTGGTCGTGCTTTCTCCGATCTTGCCGAACTGATGATCGGCAAGGCATTCGAGGTCGTGGAAGCGGAACTGGAACGACGCCATGGCAAGGTGAAGGGTGCCAGGGTTGCTCTTCTTGCCATGGGCAAGCTTGGTAGCCACGAACTCACCGCGGGTTCCGATGTGGATCTGATCCTGCTTTACGATCACGACAAGGAAACGGACGAATCCGACGGTGAAAAGTCGCTGGCTCCCTCGCAATATTATATCCGCCTTACCCAGCGGCTCATTGCAGCACTTTCGGCGCCAACGGCGGAGGGGGTGCTCTATGAAGTCGATATGCGGTTGCGCCCCTCCGGCAACAAGGGACCGGTCGCGACCCATATCGAATCCTTCGGCAAATATCAGCGCAGCGAAGCCTGGACGTGGGAACATATGGCCCTGACCCGCGCGCGCCCGATCCACGGCGACGAGGCCTTTATGGATCACATCAGAAGCGTGATTGACGAGGTTCTGTCTACACCCCGAGATGTGAAGAAGATCGCTAAGGATGTGCGCGAAATGCGCGACCTGATCTACCAGGAAAAACCGCCCGCCGATGATTGGGATTTCAAGCTCAAGCCCGGCGGCATCGTCGATCTAGAATTCATTGCACAGTTTGCAGTGCTGGCAAACAAGTTCGACCGGAAGCCGCGGCCTCTGGGGACCGAGGAAATCCTGTCTGCCCTCGACCCATCCTTTGCCGATCCGGCGCTCGCCGATAATCTTGTCGGCGCACACCGTCTTTATACCAATTTGAGCCAGACGATCCGTTTATGCCTTGGAGGCGATGCCCGCCGCGATGAATTCATTCCGGGCATGATCGACTTGTTGTGCCGTGCAGCGGACATGCCGGATATCAAGCGCGTGGAGCATCATCTGGCAGAGGTCGCCGTCGAAGTACGGTCGAGCTTCGAGACGCTCTTGGATATTTAG